The sequence ATACCCACGACAACCTCGACTGCGTACGCGCGGCCGTCGACCACTTCGAATCCGAGTCCGTCGACACCGTGGTCCACTGCGGCGACGTCGTCGCCCCCTTCTCGGCGACGCCGTTCGATTCGTCCTTCGAGTTCTACGCCGTCCGCGGCAACAACGACGGCGAGTGGAACCTCCAGTCGACGGTGGAGTCGTTCGGCACCTACCTCGGCGAAGCGGGCGAACTCACCTTCGACGACCTCGACGTGGCCGTCTACCACGGAACGAGCGGGACGCTCGTGGACGCGCTCGTCGACTGCGGCGACTACGACTACGTCCTCCACGGCCACACCCACCGGCGAGAGGTCGAGGAACGCGGCGAGACGGTGCGCGTCAACCCCGGTGGACTCCCGATTCCGGGTGCCGACGACGCGTTCCACGTCGCCGTTCTCGACACCGAAACCGGCGAGGTGTCGTCGCACGAAGTCGCGTAGAAGGAGCAACGTCGGTCGCCGCTCGGACGGTTAGATGGTTAGTCGTCGGCGGCGACGAACGACCGCGTCTGCCCGCCGAAGACGCTCTCGAGGCCGACGCCGAGCGTCTCGTTCGTCAGCGCGATGCTCTCGTCTTTCGTCGCGCTGCCGGTGATGGCGCGGACGGCGTCGATGTTCTCGGGGATCACGTCGCTCTCCTGGTGAATCGCCTGGAAGAGGTAGAGGTCGTCGTCCTCGACGGCGATGGACTCCTCCCAGATGCAGTTCTCCCAGAGGTCGCCGCGGGGGCGACCGGCGTCCATGGCGAACTCCTTGAGCTTGCCGGTGCCGTCGATACCGGAGTGTTGGGGGACGAAGAACAGCCGCGACTCGCCCGCGAGCAGGTCGCGCACGTCCTCGGCCGTCGGCGTCGATTCGAGCGTGACGTTGACGCTGTGGGTGTGCATCAGCGTCGCCGGCACCTTCAGCCCGAGCGTGTCGATCTTGAGGTCCGGGAAGATGGTCTGGACGTCCGGGCCGTGGTGCGAGGGGAGCTTCACGGGGTCCGGTAGGATGTCGTTGATCGGTCCGCGGCCCGTCTGTCCGGGGTCGCCGCCGCGACGGACGAGCGTCACGCGCGCTTTCTTCACGCCGTAGGTCTCGTCGAGCGGCGCGAGCAGTCGAGAGAGACCGGTCGTGTTGCAGGAGACGGTTCGGACGAACTGCGCGTCGGTGGCCTCGTCGTAGTTGGCGCGCGCGTTGAAGCTCACGTCCGCGACGTCGGCGTCTTCGCCGCCCTGGAAGATGGCCGGGGTGTCGTGGCGCTCGTACAGTTCGCGGTTCTGTGCGCCGATTCCGGAGGGAGTGGTGTCGACGACCACGTCGCTGTCGGCGACCAGATCGTCGACCACGCCAGCGAGGGGAACGCCCGCTTCGTCGAACTGGTCGACGCGCTCGGGAAGCGCGGCGTAGAGGGAGTACCCGTTTCGGACTGCCGTCTCGGCTTCGAAGTTCGGCCGCGTCTTCGCAACCCCGACGAGTTCCATGTCGGGCTGCGCGCAGACGGCGTCTGCGACGCGTTTGCCGATTGTTCCGTAGCCATTGACGCCCACCTTGAGCATATCCGGACCTGCTACCGGGAAGGACATAGTTATTTCGGAGCTTAACACTTAGAAATTAACTCCGAGGCGAGTAACCATGTCTCGGTTTCAGGTCACTCAGCCCCGGATATTTCAGCGTTTAGGTGAGAATATTACCGGCCCCGAGCGGGCGATGTGGCAAAGCCTAACCCGTCGCCGACAGCCATCTGTGGTATGGCCGACCACAGCACCGGCGACGCGCTCCGTGCCGCCGCGGAGACGGCGCTCGAACAGTGTCTGAACGTCCAGCCCGAGGAGTCCTGCGTCGTCGTCACCGACGACAAGCGAGCGCCCATCGGCGAGGCGCTGTACGAGGTAGCGAGCGACATCACCGACGACGCCGTCGTCGTTCGCTACCCACCGGGACCGCAGCACGGTGCGGAGCCGCCGGCACCCGTCGCGGCGGCGATGCGCGACGCCGACGTGTTCGTCGCGCCGACGACGAAGAGCCTGAGCCACACCCGCGCGCGCAGCGAAGCGTGCGACGCCGGCGCGCGCGGCGCGACGATGCCCGGAATCACGGAGGAAGTGATGCTCGCCGGGCTCGACGCCGACTACGAAGCGATCGCGCGGCACAGCCTCGACGTGCTCGAACAGGTCGTCGACGCCGACGAGATTCGCGTGACGACCGAGAGCGGCACCGATATCACGTTCGTCCCCGGCGACCGCGAGTGGCTCTCGGACACCGGGATGGTCCACGAGGCGGGGCAGTTCTCGAACCTCCCGGCGGGCGAGGTGTTCGTCAGTCCCGAGACGGTCGACGGCACTTACGTCGTCGACGGGACGATGATGCCGTACGGCCTGCTCGGAGAGGGGCAGGAGCTCCGTTTCGAGGTCGAAGACGGCTACGTCACGGAGATATCGGACGACGAGGTTCGGGCGCAGGTCGAAGCGGGCGCCGAAGAGGTCGGACGCGACGCGTACAACCTCGCCGAACTCGGCATCGGGACGAACGTCGGCGTCGACGACCTGGTCGGCTCCGTCCTCCTCGACGAGAAGGCCGCCGGCACGGTTCACATCGCCATCGGCGACGACGCCGGCATCGGCGGCGACACCGTCGCGCCGCTTCATCTGGACGGAATCATCCGCGAACCGACCGTGTACGCGGACGGGGAGGTCGTAGACCTCCCGACAGTCGAGCGGTGAAACCGCGAGACGGCGAGAAGGTGGAACTTCCGCGGTAACGAACGGCGAGCGCGGTAGCGAACGGCGAGCGCGGCAACGAACGGCGAGCGCGGCAACGGTCGGTCTCGTCGCGGTCCAGCCCCGTGCGAACGACGACTACCGCTGATACTGCTCGTACTGGTGCGTGAACTCCAGGAACTCGTCGAGCGGTCGAGTGCACCCCGCCATCGTCACGACGTTCGCGTCGGCGTCGTAGTCGACGATGCCCGCGTCCGCCAACTTCGGGAGGTGCGAGTGGTGTAAGTCGGCGCGGACCTGCTCGGTGACCTCCTCCGGAATCCGCTCTGGGTCCTCTTCGTACTCCCAGGCGGCGACCTGTTCTGCGACCTCCGAGAGCGTCGCCGGATAGCGACACGTCTGCAGGTGGTACAACACGTATCGACGGCGCGGGTCGCAGAGTACCTGAAACACCGCGTCGAGCGGAAACGTGTCGGTGTCGTCGACGCGGACGGAGTCAGGAAACTCCCCGGAGCCGTCTGTTCTCCCGTTGTCACCCCTCGTCTGTCTGTCGAATGAGTCGTCGTCCATCTTGTGTTCCCCCCAGTCCACTGGACGGTTCCGGTCGAACGTGTCGACGTCGTCGCCGACCGCCCTACAGCGATTCGTGTGCCTTTGACACAGTTTACGTACCACGGCAATACGGTTAGTACTGTTGTTGGTCGTTCGTGTTGTTTGCACAGCCACGCGTACGAGCGGTGGCGGGTTCCTTTCGAGAGTGGGGGTTCCTTTCGAGAGCGGGGGGTCGTCGTGAGAAGCGCGGACTTTTACGGCCAGATGGATTACGCCGTCGTATGAGCCAAAGCGAACGCGTCGCGGTGGTCTGTCCCTCCTGTTCACCGCAGACGGAGACGGTCCACGAGGTACTCAAACCCGGGGGCCAGACGACCGTCCGGTGCACCGAGTGCGGACACACCCACAAGACGAAAATCGAGGAGGAACGCGAGGTCGAACTGAGCGTCATCGTCTCCCAAGACGGCGAGTCGTTCAGCACGACCGTCGACGCGCCCGCCGAGGAGACGCTGGCGGTCGGCGAGGAGTTCGTCGCCGACACTCCGGAGGCCATCATGCTCGTCCGCATCACGTCGCTCGACGTCGGCGACGACCAGCGAGTCGAGGAAGCCGTCGCCGAGGACGTGGCGACCGTCTGGACCCGGGTCGTCGACAACGTGAGCGTCCCCGTGACGCTCCACCCCGGCGACGGCCGCCGCGACGAGACGCGGAGCTTCAAACTCAGCGTCCCCGGCGACTACGAGTTCGTCGTCGGCGAGACCGAGGAACTGAACGACGAGGAGTTCGAGATAGAGGGCATCCACGTCCGACTGAACGCGACGAACTACCGTTTCGACAAGTTCGACCGCGACGGCGACATGGTGTTCGCGAAGGACGTCAAGCGAATCTACGGCCGCGACGAGACGAGCTCGGCGTGGTCGGCGTGGTGAGCTAACCCTCCGCCCTACCGACGCGACGCGGAAGTGCCGAACGACGGAGGAGAACCCATGGACTTCGAAACCGCCCGCAAACGGATGGTCGACCGACTCGTCGACCGCGGCCGAATCGAGCGGGAGACGACGGCCGACGCGCTCCGCGCCGTCCCCCGTCACGCGTTCGTCCCGCCGGAGCGACGCGAGAGCGCCTACCAGGACCGTCCGCTGCCCATCGGCGGCGGCCAGACTATCAGCGCACCGCACATGGTCGCCATCGTCACCGACCTCCTCGCGCTCGACCCCGGCGACCGCGTGCTCGAGATCGGAACCGGTCGCGGCTACCACGCCGCCGTCACCGCCGAAGCGCTCGCGCGAGTCGAGCGCGGTGCCGGAGCCGACGACACCGACGACGCCGACGACGGAGGCGTGTACAGCGTTGAGTACGAACCGAAACTGGCCGAACACGCCCGCGAAACCCTCTCCGAGCACGGATACGACGTCGACGTCCGCACCGGTGACGGCTACGAGGGGTGGGCCGACCGCGCGCCGTACGACCGCGCGTACCTCGCCTGCGCGCCGGAGTCGCTACCGGAACGAGTGGTCGAACAGCTCCGACCGGGAGGGTGCGTCGTCGGGCCGGTCGGTCGCAGGCGTCAGCGACTCGTCCGCGCGTGGCGACGGGAGGACGGGCGCGTCGACCGCGAGACCCACGGCGGCGTCCGGTTCGTTCCGATGCGACGCAGCGACGACTGAGACGCCGCCGTCCCTCCCGGTCCGTCGGGGCCACGCAACGACCCTTTTTTGCCGACCGCCCGCTCACCCGTCTCTATGCCGACCGCACCTCGTTCGGGCTTCGACACCGAGACGTTGTTTCTCCTCTGGGCGGCCCGCGAGACCGGGGTCCTCGACGCGCTGACGAGTCGGGCAGGAACCGCCGACGCCGTCGCCGCGGAGACCGAGGTGACGCCCGAGGCGGCGCGCGTCGTCGTTGACTCGCTCGCAGACCTCGGTTTCCTCCGGCGCGTCGGCGACGAGTACGAGGTGACGAACCGCGCACTCGGCTTTCTCGCCAAACGCGACGTGCGTTCCGTCGGTCGCCTCCCGCACGCGCTCGACGTGCTCGACCGCTACACGGCGCTCCCCGAGACGATGACGACGGGGACACCGCCGGAACCGTCCGACGACTCGCTGGTCAACCGACTCGGCGCACACGCCGCGACCGACGAGGCGGTCGTGAGGGCATCCGTCACTGCCGCGGTCCGTCTCGCACCGCGTGCGGAGCGCGTACTCAACGTCGCGGGCGGGTCGGGCGTCTACGCCCGCGAGTTCGCCGCCAGGGGCTTCGAGACGACGATGTGCGACGGCGACGATGTCGTCGAGTACGTCGCTCCGGCGCTCGAACGCGAGGACGTGACGCTCGAACGCCGGTCGCTGGCGACGGTGGCCGACGGGACGTACGACCTCGTCTTCGGCGAGAA is a genomic window of Haloprofundus halophilus containing:
- a CDS encoding DUF7344 domain-containing protein, with protein sequence MDDDSFDRQTRGDNGRTDGSGEFPDSVRVDDTDTFPLDAVFQVLCDPRRRYVLYHLQTCRYPATLSEVAEQVAAWEYEEDPERIPEEVTEQVRADLHHSHLPKLADAGIVDYDADANVVTMAGCTRPLDEFLEFTHQYEQYQR
- a CDS encoding type II glyceraldehyde-3-phosphate dehydrogenase, with the translated sequence MLKVGVNGYGTIGKRVADAVCAQPDMELVGVAKTRPNFEAETAVRNGYSLYAALPERVDQFDEAGVPLAGVVDDLVADSDVVVDTTPSGIGAQNRELYERHDTPAIFQGGEDADVADVSFNARANYDEATDAQFVRTVSCNTTGLSRLLAPLDETYGVKKARVTLVRRGGDPGQTGRGPINDILPDPVKLPSHHGPDVQTIFPDLKIDTLGLKVPATLMHTHSVNVTLESTPTAEDVRDLLAGESRLFFVPQHSGIDGTGKLKEFAMDAGRPRGDLWENCIWEESIAVEDDDLYLFQAIHQESDVIPENIDAVRAITGSATKDESIALTNETLGVGLESVFGGQTRSFVAADD
- a CDS encoding HVO_0476 family zinc finger protein produces the protein MSQSERVAVVCPSCSPQTETVHEVLKPGGQTTVRCTECGHTHKTKIEEEREVELSVIVSQDGESFSTTVDAPAEETLAVGEEFVADTPEAIMLVRITSLDVGDDQRVEEAVAEDVATVWTRVVDNVSVPVTLHPGDGRRDETRSFKLSVPGDYEFVVGETEELNDEEFEIEGIHVRLNATNYRFDKFDRDGDMVFAKDVKRIYGRDETSSAWSAW
- a CDS encoding aminopeptidase, with amino-acid sequence MADHSTGDALRAAAETALEQCLNVQPEESCVVVTDDKRAPIGEALYEVASDITDDAVVVRYPPGPQHGAEPPAPVAAAMRDADVFVAPTTKSLSHTRARSEACDAGARGATMPGITEEVMLAGLDADYEAIARHSLDVLEQVVDADEIRVTTESGTDITFVPGDREWLSDTGMVHEAGQFSNLPAGEVFVSPETVDGTYVVDGTMMPYGLLGEGQELRFEVEDGYVTEISDDEVRAQVEAGAEEVGRDAYNLAELGIGTNVGVDDLVGSVLLDEKAAGTVHIAIGDDAGIGGDTVAPLHLDGIIREPTVYADGEVVDLPTVER
- a CDS encoding methyltransferase domain-containing protein, which translates into the protein MPTAPRSGFDTETLFLLWAARETGVLDALTSRAGTADAVAAETEVTPEAARVVVDSLADLGFLRRVGDEYEVTNRALGFLAKRDVRSVGRLPHALDVLDRYTALPETMTTGTPPEPSDDSLVNRLGAHAATDEAVVRASVTAAVRLAPRAERVLNVAGGSGVYAREFAARGFETTMCDGDDVVEYVAPALEREDVTLERRSLATVADGTYDLVFGENLCRSLDVAEVRTLFSTVEDALSACGAAVFVEPVRGRSSSTATVRASIEALATGSGGAYTDAQYREWFAEAGFEAVRVDDVPGTDLRAVGGYKRGVD
- a CDS encoding protein-L-isoaspartate(D-aspartate) O-methyltransferase, whose protein sequence is MDFETARKRMVDRLVDRGRIERETTADALRAVPRHAFVPPERRESAYQDRPLPIGGGQTISAPHMVAIVTDLLALDPGDRVLEIGTGRGYHAAVTAEALARVERGAGADDTDDADDGGVYSVEYEPKLAEHARETLSEHGYDVDVRTGDGYEGWADRAPYDRAYLACAPESLPERVVEQLRPGGCVVGPVGRRRQRLVRAWRREDGRVDRETHGGVRFVPMRRSDD
- a CDS encoding metallophosphoesterase, which translates into the protein MLVGIVSDTHDNLDCVRAAVDHFESESVDTVVHCGDVVAPFSATPFDSSFEFYAVRGNNDGEWNLQSTVESFGTYLGEAGELTFDDLDVAVYHGTSGTLVDALVDCGDYDYVLHGHTHRREVEERGETVRVNPGGLPIPGADDAFHVAVLDTETGEVSSHEVA